From the genome of Brevibacterium sp. JSBI002, one region includes:
- a CDS encoding BCCT family transporter, whose protein sequence is MLDKLHDALRLRTNPAIFFSSAAVIIIFVLGTIFFTDQLDAGVSVASDWLLTNLGWFYILGVTVFVAFLIYVAASRYGRAKLGPDDEPPEHSNGAWFAMLFAAGIGSILMFWGVAEPVSHFGDPPRASLGIEPGTPAAAVDAMNFTYYHFTLHTWAIFTLPALCFAYFIHKRNLPPRVSSIFQPILGEKIHGPIGKTIDVVAIIGTVFGVAVSIGLGTLQINGGLAQVIGIPENALWQLIIIGVVCGLATISVSLGLDKGIKVLSNLNIVVAVLLLVFIVVFGPTLFMAKGVFESLGSYIQQLPELALWNDTFADTGWQNTWTVFYWAWTITWSPFVGIFIARISRGRTIRQFVIGVLAIPSAFSILWFGIFGYASFDIELNQGGGLVDRVVDQGDIPGALFAFLDHYPLAAPVSVIAIVLVVVFFVTSVDSAALVVDTMNNGHEDFNPLPQRIFWALAVAVVTAALLVFSGSGGLEALQSTIILVGLPFFIIAYFQIYALMRALREDAGVLPRVRMRRWKKVLPPEEVERRLGGDEQFGHEYDDDEEVVTEPEAVEPAPEFRDPYIEESREKKSRREGTLASRTGSRSRSSGHDKGGDPGQDDGAD, encoded by the coding sequence ATGCTCGATAAGCTGCACGACGCACTTCGACTCCGCACCAACCCTGCCATCTTCTTCTCCTCAGCGGCCGTGATCATCATCTTCGTCCTGGGGACGATCTTCTTCACCGATCAGCTCGACGCAGGCGTCTCGGTGGCCTCGGATTGGCTGCTGACGAACCTCGGCTGGTTCTACATCCTCGGCGTCACCGTCTTCGTCGCGTTCCTCATCTACGTCGCCGCTTCCCGCTACGGGCGAGCGAAACTCGGCCCCGACGACGAACCGCCCGAGCATTCCAACGGCGCCTGGTTCGCCATGCTCTTCGCCGCCGGCATCGGCTCGATCCTCATGTTCTGGGGCGTTGCCGAACCCGTCAGCCACTTCGGCGATCCACCGCGTGCTTCCCTCGGCATCGAACCGGGCACGCCTGCCGCCGCGGTCGATGCCATGAACTTCACGTACTATCACTTCACCCTGCACACCTGGGCGATCTTCACCCTGCCCGCGCTGTGCTTCGCCTACTTCATCCACAAGAGGAATCTGCCGCCGCGCGTGAGCTCGATCTTCCAGCCCATCCTCGGTGAGAAGATCCACGGTCCCATCGGCAAGACGATCGATGTCGTCGCCATCATCGGCACCGTCTTCGGCGTCGCCGTTTCGATCGGTCTGGGCACGCTGCAGATCAACGGCGGTCTCGCCCAGGTCATCGGCATCCCCGAGAACGCTCTGTGGCAGCTGATCATCATCGGCGTCGTCTGCGGACTGGCTACGATCTCGGTCTCGCTCGGCCTCGACAAAGGCATCAAGGTCCTGTCGAACCTCAACATCGTCGTGGCTGTGCTGCTGCTCGTCTTCATCGTCGTCTTCGGCCCGACCCTGTTCATGGCCAAGGGCGTTTTCGAATCCCTCGGCTCCTATATCCAACAGCTGCCCGAACTCGCGCTGTGGAACGACACATTCGCCGACACCGGCTGGCAGAACACCTGGACGGTCTTCTATTGGGCGTGGACGATCACCTGGTCGCCGTTCGTCGGCATCTTCATCGCCCGCATCTCCCGCGGACGCACCATCCGCCAGTTCGTCATCGGCGTGCTCGCCATCCCCTCGGCCTTCTCGATTCTGTGGTTCGGCATCTTCGGCTACGCCTCATTCGACATCGAGCTCAACCAAGGCGGAGGACTGGTCGACCGAGTCGTCGACCAAGGCGACATCCCCGGTGCGCTGTTCGCGTTCCTCGACCACTATCCGTTGGCCGCACCCGTCTCGGTGATCGCGATCGTGCTCGTGGTGGTCTTCTTCGTCACCTCGGTCGACTCCGCGGCACTCGTCGTCGACACGATGAACAACGGCCACGAGGACTTCAACCCGCTGCCGCAGCGGATCTTCTGGGCCCTCGCCGTCGCCGTCGTCACCGCGGCACTGCTTGTCTTCTCCGGTTCCGGCGGACTCGAAGCGCTGCAGTCGACGATCATCCTCGTCGGCCTGCCGTTCTTCATCATCGCCTACTTCCAGATCTACGCTCTCATGCGAGCCCTGCGAGAGGATGCGGGCGTTCTGCCGCGCGTTCGCATGCGACGCTGGAAGAAGGTCCTGCCACCCGAAGAGGTCGAACGCCGACTCGGCGGAGACGAACAGTTCGGACACGAATACGACGACGATGAGGAAGTCGTCACCGAACCCGAAGCGGTCGAACCGGCACCGGAGTTCCGGGATCCGTATATCGAGGAATCCCGCGAGAAGAAGAGCCGGCGCGAGGGGACCTTGGCCAGCCGCACCGGCAGCCGTTCGAGGAGCTCAGGCCACGATAAGGGCGGTGACCCAGGGCAGGACGACGGCGCAGACTGA